The following coding sequences are from one Musa acuminata AAA Group cultivar baxijiao chromosome BXJ1-6, Cavendish_Baxijiao_AAA, whole genome shotgun sequence window:
- the LOC135676343 gene encoding probable LRR receptor-like serine/threonine-protein kinase At1g05700 isoform X3: MAKHLKTSLLLLLPLLPLLVATVSAGVFLSIDCGSSESFIDESNIEWVGDNLYIGHGRSFVFRNRGSLSRAMTTLRFFDSRRKSCYRIDVSGGGRVLVRASFNYGNYDGKSFPPSFALQFDANGWDTVVTSLDQPVSREAIYVVKGDATSVCVALTLTNQFPFVSAIEVRSLEWSMYAHVDPSRALFLRTREAFGAQQIVRYKDDVYDRIWTPSIISNGLTALASDTSFIVPDSMDKPPALVLQTAVAPTQPSSLSILLTYRPTSTLTIFMNMYFSEMSELESTQMRSFEIYVDGVNVSAPVSPPYQNFIELSFNMPANSNTAIELRPTADSTLPPIISAMEVFLVSAALSNGTNADDVNALGTLQRQFKVLLDWNGDPCLPLSYNWEWVRCSSDEKPRITELILSGFRLTGVLPNFGALTALEIVDLHDNSLSGEIPDFLGNLPKLRILNLAYDHFSGWVPSSLTQNTKLDLEVSGNQDLCPSGRSCNGRRGSPKEGKGKGLWWKLAIVGLGVFIIICACQIAPDQWQQVYSFLQNQ; the protein is encoded by the exons ATGGCTAAGCACCTCAAGACCTCCCTTCTCTTGCTGCTTCCACTACTTCCTCTCCTCGTCGCAACTGTTTCAGCTGGTG TGTTCCTCAGCATCGACTGTGGATCTTCGGAGTCGTTCATCGACGAAAGTAACATCGAATGGGTAGGCGACAACTTGTACATCGGGCACGGCCGAAGCTTCGTCTTCAGGAACCGCGGTTCGCTCTCGCGGGCCATGACCACACTCAGATTCTTCGACTCGAGGAGGAAGAGCTGTTACCGGATCGACGTTAGCGGCGGCGGACGAGTGCTCGTCCGTGCCAGCTTCAACTACGGGAACTACGACGGGAAGTCATTTCCTCCAAGCTTCGCTCTGCAGTTCGACGCCAACGGCTGGGACACGGTGGTGACGTCGCTGGATCAGCCGGTCTCGCGCGAGGCGATCTACGTGGTGAAAGGCGACGCCACCAGCGTGTGCGTCGCCCTGACGCTGACGAACCAGTTCCCGTTCGTGTCCGCCATCGAGGTCAGGAGCTTGGAGTGGAGCATGTATGCCCATGTCGACCCCAGCCGTGCGCTATTCCTGCGAACAAGGGAGGCCTTTGGTGCACAGCAAATCGTGAGGTACAAGGATGATGTTTATGACCGTATATGGACCCCAAGCATAATATCGAACGGGTTGACAGCACTCGCAAGTGATACAAGCTTCATCGTCCCGGATTCAATGGATAAGCCCCCAGCGTTGGTGCTGCAGACTGCAGTAGCACCCACCCAACCATCGAGCTTGTCGATTCTTCTCACTTATCGACCAACATCCACCCTAACAATCTTCATGAACATGTACTTCTCAGAGATGTCCGAGCTAGAGTCCACTCAGATGCGTTCCTTCGAGATCTATGTCGACGGCGTGAATGTTTCAGCACCTGTAAGCCCACCTTACCAGAATTTCATCGAGTTATCCTTTAACATGCCAGCAAACTCCAACACAGCCATCGAGTTGAGGCCCACGGCTGACTCCACGCTTCCGCCAATCATCAGCGCCATGGAGGTTTTCCTTGTCAGTGCTGCTCTGAGCAATGGAACCAATGCAGACGACG TGAACGCACTTGGGACTCTGCAACGACAGTTCAAGGTCCTCCTGGACTGGAATGGCGATCCCTGCCTCCCATTATCCTACAACTGGGAATGGGTGAGATGCAGCTCCGATGAAAAACCTAGAATCACAGAACT AATTCTATCCGGATTTAGACTTACTGGAGTTCTGCCCAACTTCGGTGCATTAACTGCCCTGGAAATTGT AGATCTGCACGATAACTCCTTGAGTGGGGAGATTCCAGATTTCTTAGGCAATTTGCCCAAACTACGAATACT AAACTTGGCTTACGACCACTTCAGTGGATGGGTACCCTCCTCGCTGACGCAGAACACCAAACTTGACTTGGA GGTTTCCGGTAATCAAGACTTGTGCCCGTCGGGCCGATCATGCAACGGGAGGAGAGGCTCGCCGAAGGAAGGGAAAGGCAAGGGACTTTGGTGGAAACTCGCCATTGTTGGTCTTGGCGTCTTTATAATAATATGCGCCTGTCAGATAGCCCCCGATCAATGGCAACAAGTTTATTCCTTTTTACAGAACCAATAA
- the LOC135676343 gene encoding uncharacterized protein At1g24485-like isoform X2: protein MAKHLKTSLLLLLPLLPLLVATVSAVFLSIDCGSSESFIDESNIEWVGDNLYIGHGRSFVFRNRGSLSRAMTTLRFFDSRRKSCYRIDVSGGGRVLVRASFNYGNYDGKSFPPSFALQFDANGWDTVVTSLDQPVSREAIYVVKGDATSVCVALTLTNQFPFVSAIEVRSLEWSMYAHVDPSRALFLRTREAFGAQQIVRYKDDVYDRIWTPSIISNGLTALASDTSFIVPDSMDKPPALVLQTAVAPTQPSSLSILLTYRPTSTLTIFMNMYFSEMSELESTQMRSFEIYVDGVNVSAPVSPPYQNFIELSFNMPANSNTAIELRPTADSTLPPIISAMEVFLVSAALSNGTNADDGTSLIETSSNVDSRCSIKRIRMPKTPDFNMIVNALGTLQRQFKVLLDWNGDPCLPLSYNWEWVRCSSDEKPRITELILSGFRLTGVLPNFGALTALEIVDLHDNSLSGEIPDFLGNLPKLRILNLAYDHFSGWVPSSLTQNTKLDLEVSGNQDLCPSGRSCNGRRGSPKEGKGKGLWWKLAIVGLGVFIIICACQIAPDQWQQVYSFLQNQ from the exons ATGGCTAAGCACCTCAAGACCTCCCTTCTCTTGCTGCTTCCACTACTTCCTCTCCTCGTCGCAACTGTTTCAGCTG TGTTCCTCAGCATCGACTGTGGATCTTCGGAGTCGTTCATCGACGAAAGTAACATCGAATGGGTAGGCGACAACTTGTACATCGGGCACGGCCGAAGCTTCGTCTTCAGGAACCGCGGTTCGCTCTCGCGGGCCATGACCACACTCAGATTCTTCGACTCGAGGAGGAAGAGCTGTTACCGGATCGACGTTAGCGGCGGCGGACGAGTGCTCGTCCGTGCCAGCTTCAACTACGGGAACTACGACGGGAAGTCATTTCCTCCAAGCTTCGCTCTGCAGTTCGACGCCAACGGCTGGGACACGGTGGTGACGTCGCTGGATCAGCCGGTCTCGCGCGAGGCGATCTACGTGGTGAAAGGCGACGCCACCAGCGTGTGCGTCGCCCTGACGCTGACGAACCAGTTCCCGTTCGTGTCCGCCATCGAGGTCAGGAGCTTGGAGTGGAGCATGTATGCCCATGTCGACCCCAGCCGTGCGCTATTCCTGCGAACAAGGGAGGCCTTTGGTGCACAGCAAATCGTGAGGTACAAGGATGATGTTTATGACCGTATATGGACCCCAAGCATAATATCGAACGGGTTGACAGCACTCGCAAGTGATACAAGCTTCATCGTCCCGGATTCAATGGATAAGCCCCCAGCGTTGGTGCTGCAGACTGCAGTAGCACCCACCCAACCATCGAGCTTGTCGATTCTTCTCACTTATCGACCAACATCCACCCTAACAATCTTCATGAACATGTACTTCTCAGAGATGTCCGAGCTAGAGTCCACTCAGATGCGTTCCTTCGAGATCTATGTCGACGGCGTGAATGTTTCAGCACCTGTAAGCCCACCTTACCAGAATTTCATCGAGTTATCCTTTAACATGCCAGCAAACTCCAACACAGCCATCGAGTTGAGGCCCACGGCTGACTCCACGCTTCCGCCAATCATCAGCGCCATGGAGGTTTTCCTTGTCAGTGCTGCTCTGAGCAATGGAACCAATGCAGACGACGGTACGTCTTTGATCGAAACTTCATCCAATGTGGATAGCCGATGCTCAATCAAGCGAATACGAATGCCAAAAACTCCTGATTTCAACATGATAGTGAACGCACTTGGGACTCTGCAACGACAGTTCAAGGTCCTCCTGGACTGGAATGGCGATCCCTGCCTCCCATTATCCTACAACTGGGAATGGGTGAGATGCAGCTCCGATGAAAAACCTAGAATCACAGAACT AATTCTATCCGGATTTAGACTTACTGGAGTTCTGCCCAACTTCGGTGCATTAACTGCCCTGGAAATTGT AGATCTGCACGATAACTCCTTGAGTGGGGAGATTCCAGATTTCTTAGGCAATTTGCCCAAACTACGAATACT AAACTTGGCTTACGACCACTTCAGTGGATGGGTACCCTCCTCGCTGACGCAGAACACCAAACTTGACTTGGA GGTTTCCGGTAATCAAGACTTGTGCCCGTCGGGCCGATCATGCAACGGGAGGAGAGGCTCGCCGAAGGAAGGGAAAGGCAAGGGACTTTGGTGGAAACTCGCCATTGTTGGTCTTGGCGTCTTTATAATAATATGCGCCTGTCAGATAGCCCCCGATCAATGGCAACAAGTTTATTCCTTTTTACAGAACCAATAA
- the LOC135676343 gene encoding uncharacterized protein At1g24485-like isoform X1, with amino-acid sequence MAKHLKTSLLLLLPLLPLLVATVSAGVFLSIDCGSSESFIDESNIEWVGDNLYIGHGRSFVFRNRGSLSRAMTTLRFFDSRRKSCYRIDVSGGGRVLVRASFNYGNYDGKSFPPSFALQFDANGWDTVVTSLDQPVSREAIYVVKGDATSVCVALTLTNQFPFVSAIEVRSLEWSMYAHVDPSRALFLRTREAFGAQQIVRYKDDVYDRIWTPSIISNGLTALASDTSFIVPDSMDKPPALVLQTAVAPTQPSSLSILLTYRPTSTLTIFMNMYFSEMSELESTQMRSFEIYVDGVNVSAPVSPPYQNFIELSFNMPANSNTAIELRPTADSTLPPIISAMEVFLVSAALSNGTNADDGTSLIETSSNVDSRCSIKRIRMPKTPDFNMIVNALGTLQRQFKVLLDWNGDPCLPLSYNWEWVRCSSDEKPRITELILSGFRLTGVLPNFGALTALEIVDLHDNSLSGEIPDFLGNLPKLRILNLAYDHFSGWVPSSLTQNTKLDLEVSGNQDLCPSGRSCNGRRGSPKEGKGKGLWWKLAIVGLGVFIIICACQIAPDQWQQVYSFLQNQ; translated from the exons ATGGCTAAGCACCTCAAGACCTCCCTTCTCTTGCTGCTTCCACTACTTCCTCTCCTCGTCGCAACTGTTTCAGCTGGTG TGTTCCTCAGCATCGACTGTGGATCTTCGGAGTCGTTCATCGACGAAAGTAACATCGAATGGGTAGGCGACAACTTGTACATCGGGCACGGCCGAAGCTTCGTCTTCAGGAACCGCGGTTCGCTCTCGCGGGCCATGACCACACTCAGATTCTTCGACTCGAGGAGGAAGAGCTGTTACCGGATCGACGTTAGCGGCGGCGGACGAGTGCTCGTCCGTGCCAGCTTCAACTACGGGAACTACGACGGGAAGTCATTTCCTCCAAGCTTCGCTCTGCAGTTCGACGCCAACGGCTGGGACACGGTGGTGACGTCGCTGGATCAGCCGGTCTCGCGCGAGGCGATCTACGTGGTGAAAGGCGACGCCACCAGCGTGTGCGTCGCCCTGACGCTGACGAACCAGTTCCCGTTCGTGTCCGCCATCGAGGTCAGGAGCTTGGAGTGGAGCATGTATGCCCATGTCGACCCCAGCCGTGCGCTATTCCTGCGAACAAGGGAGGCCTTTGGTGCACAGCAAATCGTGAGGTACAAGGATGATGTTTATGACCGTATATGGACCCCAAGCATAATATCGAACGGGTTGACAGCACTCGCAAGTGATACAAGCTTCATCGTCCCGGATTCAATGGATAAGCCCCCAGCGTTGGTGCTGCAGACTGCAGTAGCACCCACCCAACCATCGAGCTTGTCGATTCTTCTCACTTATCGACCAACATCCACCCTAACAATCTTCATGAACATGTACTTCTCAGAGATGTCCGAGCTAGAGTCCACTCAGATGCGTTCCTTCGAGATCTATGTCGACGGCGTGAATGTTTCAGCACCTGTAAGCCCACCTTACCAGAATTTCATCGAGTTATCCTTTAACATGCCAGCAAACTCCAACACAGCCATCGAGTTGAGGCCCACGGCTGACTCCACGCTTCCGCCAATCATCAGCGCCATGGAGGTTTTCCTTGTCAGTGCTGCTCTGAGCAATGGAACCAATGCAGACGACGGTACGTCTTTGATCGAAACTTCATCCAATGTGGATAGCCGATGCTCAATCAAGCGAATACGAATGCCAAAAACTCCTGATTTCAACATGATAGTGAACGCACTTGGGACTCTGCAACGACAGTTCAAGGTCCTCCTGGACTGGAATGGCGATCCCTGCCTCCCATTATCCTACAACTGGGAATGGGTGAGATGCAGCTCCGATGAAAAACCTAGAATCACAGAACT AATTCTATCCGGATTTAGACTTACTGGAGTTCTGCCCAACTTCGGTGCATTAACTGCCCTGGAAATTGT AGATCTGCACGATAACTCCTTGAGTGGGGAGATTCCAGATTTCTTAGGCAATTTGCCCAAACTACGAATACT AAACTTGGCTTACGACCACTTCAGTGGATGGGTACCCTCCTCGCTGACGCAGAACACCAAACTTGACTTGGA GGTTTCCGGTAATCAAGACTTGTGCCCGTCGGGCCGATCATGCAACGGGAGGAGAGGCTCGCCGAAGGAAGGGAAAGGCAAGGGACTTTGGTGGAAACTCGCCATTGTTGGTCTTGGCGTCTTTATAATAATATGCGCCTGTCAGATAGCCCCCGATCAATGGCAACAAGTTTATTCCTTTTTACAGAACCAATAA